Proteins found in one Clostridium kluyveri DSM 555 genomic segment:
- the amrA gene encoding AmmeMemoRadiSam system protein A, translating into MSLKGFYLLPHPPIVIPEIGKGQEKRIGNTGDGFNVIGKEIAKKAPDTIILVTPHGVMFKDAISLSYENKISGDLKNFGASGISMELQINKSITSKIYELSYKNHIPVVMATNSLLNKYNTSIYLDHGAIVPLYFIDKYYKDYKLVHITYAPLGDINLYKFGMYINKAVEESGEEVVFIASGDLSHKLKEEGPYGYSPFGEKFDMEFLENLKDGYVKDIFNMDRENIANAAECGRNSVLTLLGALDKSKFNGELLSYEGTFGVGYGVMRFNVLSKDTSKLKQLELLQSHALEKRKEESNPYVRLARESVEFYLNKGRVLKKIPDYITDEMINVKRGVFVSLKKYGDLRGCIGTIFPAADNVAEEIIRNAVEAAFNDPRFYEVEKEELLDIVFSVDILTEPEPSCKEELDPEQYGVIVRKGRKTGLLLPNLEGVDTVEKQLLIALEKAGIKPDEEYKIERFKVVRYKEH; encoded by the coding sequence TTGAGCTTAAAAGGATTTTATTTACTGCCCCATCCCCCCATTGTAATTCCAGAGATAGGAAAAGGGCAGGAGAAAAGGATTGGTAATACCGGTGATGGTTTTAATGTAATAGGAAAAGAGATTGCCAAAAAGGCTCCAGATACCATTATACTTGTGACTCCCCATGGTGTCATGTTTAAAGATGCTATTTCTTTAAGCTATGAAAATAAAATATCAGGGGATTTAAAAAACTTTGGTGCATCAGGCATTTCTATGGAGTTACAAATTAACAAATCCATTACCAGTAAAATATATGAACTTTCATATAAAAATCATATACCTGTTGTAATGGCTACCAATTCTCTTTTAAATAAATATAATACTTCTATTTATTTAGATCATGGAGCTATAGTTCCTCTGTATTTTATTGATAAATACTATAAGGACTATAAACTTGTACACATAACTTATGCACCTTTAGGTGATATTAATCTATATAAATTTGGCATGTATATAAATAAAGCAGTAGAAGAGTCAGGAGAAGAAGTTGTATTTATAGCAAGTGGAGACTTATCCCATAAATTAAAAGAAGAAGGACCTTATGGGTACAGTCCTTTTGGAGAAAAATTTGATATGGAGTTTCTTGAAAATTTAAAAGATGGATATGTGAAGGATATTTTTAATATGGATAGGGAGAATATAGCTAATGCAGCAGAGTGTGGGAGAAATTCTGTTTTAACCTTACTGGGAGCTTTAGATAAGAGTAAATTTAATGGGGAACTTTTAAGTTATGAGGGAACTTTTGGAGTGGGTTATGGAGTGATGAGGTTTAATGTGTTATCAAAGGATACCTCAAAATTAAAGCAATTAGAATTACTTCAAAGTCATGCCCTGGAAAAGAGAAAAGAGGAAAGCAATCCCTATGTAAGACTTGCAAGAGAAAGTGTTGAATTTTATTTAAATAAGGGAAGAGTGCTTAAAAAAATTCCGGATTATATAACAGATGAAATGATAAATGTTAAAAGAGGAGTATTTGTGTCCTTAAAAAAATATGGAGATTTAAGAGGATGTATAGGTACAATATTCCCTGCTGCAGATAATGTGGCAGAAGAAATTATACGTAATGCTGTTGAAGCGGCCTTCAATGATCCAAGATTTTATGAAGTGGAAAAAGAGGAACTTTTAGATATTGTGTTTTCAGTGGATATTTTAACAGAACCTGAACCCTCTTGTAAGGAAGAATTGGATCCGGAGCAATATGGTGTCATTGTGAGAAAAGGGAGAAAAACGGGACTTTTGCTTCCTAATTTAGAAGGGGTAGATACAGTGGAAAAACAGCTTTTAATTGCTCTGGAAAAGGCAGGTATAAAACCTGATGAAGAATATAAAATAGAAAGGTTTAAAGTGGTTCGTTATAAAGAACATTGA
- a CDS encoding DsrE/DsrF/DrsH-like family protein, with protein MNKKLNLLIFSGDYDKALAGLIIANAAREIDIDVSIFFGFWGLLLVRDPKAPPCENKTVYEKMFSMMTPNGIEELPLSKMNFSGIGKEMLKAMMKEEDTPSITAFLKGAIKKGVKFYGCKLSVEIMGFKKEELLPEVEIIEAKDYLKDAVNSNMQLFI; from the coding sequence TTGAACAAAAAATTAAATCTACTTATATTTAGCGGAGATTATGACAAAGCTCTTGCGGGACTGATTATAGCCAATGCTGCCAGAGAAATAGACATAGATGTATCAATATTTTTTGGTTTTTGGGGACTTCTCCTGGTACGTGATCCTAAAGCCCCTCCTTGTGAAAATAAAACTGTTTATGAAAAAATGTTTTCCATGATGACGCCAAATGGCATTGAAGAACTGCCATTATCTAAAATGAATTTTAGCGGCATAGGGAAGGAAATGCTTAAGGCCATGATGAAAGAAGAAGATACTCCAAGCATCACAGCTTTTTTAAAAGGAGCCATAAAAAAAGGAGTAAAATTTTATGGTTGTAAACTTTCAGTAGAAATTATGGGATTTAAAAAGGAGGAACTTCTTCCTGAAGTCGAAATAATCGAAGCAAAAGATTATTTAAAAGATGCCGTTAATTCAAATATGCAGTTGTTTATCTAA